Proteins from a genomic interval of Candidatus Methanoperedens sp.:
- the queC gene encoding 7-cyano-7-deazaguanine synthase QueC: MKSIVLLSSGLDSTVAFKEAYDRCDEVHCVTFDYGQRAREKEIGFAKAICKQFKVNHLIIELPWYRTFRGALTGKEKLPEISADELDNKAITQKAAKQVWVPARNVVFLSIAASLAENYEYDFIVTGFDAEEAVTFPDNTPEFVKRFNEMLKFGTLTQPAVYTPLVSLDKAGIVRRGLENGAPLEWSWSCYEGKERPCGVCESCRRRERAFSNVGVKDPLLERLKSGSK; encoded by the coding sequence ATGAAATCCATCGTTCTACTTTCATCCGGTCTTGATTCCACGGTCGCCTTCAAAGAAGCATACGACAGGTGCGACGAAGTCCATTGCGTGACCTTCGATTACGGCCAGAGGGCTCGGGAAAAAGAAATAGGATTCGCAAAAGCCATTTGCAAGCAATTCAAGGTAAACCATCTCATCATCGAACTTCCCTGGTACAGGACATTTCGCGGCGCGCTCACCGGCAAAGAGAAGCTCCCGGAAATATCAGCGGATGAACTCGATAACAAAGCGATCACACAAAAAGCTGCAAAACAGGTCTGGGTGCCTGCACGGAACGTGGTCTTTCTTTCTATCGCCGCATCACTTGCCGAGAATTATGAATACGATTTCATAGTCACGGGTTTCGATGCCGAGGAGGCTGTAACGTTTCCTGACAACACCCCTGAGTTCGTGAAAAGGTTCAACGAGATGTTGAAGTTCGGAACACTCACGCAACCTGCGGTCTATACGCCCCTGGTTTCCCTGGATAAGGCCGGGATAGTCAGAAGAGGGCTTGAGAATGGGGCACCTCTTGAATGGTCCTGGTCGTGTTACGAAGGTAAAGAAAGACCGTGCGGTGTATGCGAGTCCTGCAGGCGGCGGGAGAGGGCTTTTAGCAATGTTGGGGTAAAAGACCCGCTTCTTGAAAGGCTGAAATCCGGTTCGAAATAA